DNA from Variovorax sp. V213:
ACACAAGCGTAATCAGCATCCCGATCCGGAACCTGCTCTTTCACGCCACAGTGTCAACGTCCTCTTCCGTCTCCCTGTCGCACTCGCCGTTCCCTCTTCTCACACATGCCCGGTTCCTGACCTGCCGCGACCTGCCGGCCCTGCTCGCGCTCGAAGGCGAAAAGTGGGACGCCATCCAGGCAGCATCGTCGGAGGATCTCTTGCAGCGCCTCGAGGACTATCCGAACCTTTCGGTAGGCGCGTTCTGCACGAACTCGGGCACGCTGCTCGCATCGCTGTTCATGCGTCCTGTCCACGCGGATTTCTGGTGTCATGCCGCGTCGTGGGTCGACTGTGTCGACTCGCCCCGGCCCGGGCGCAGCCATTCGCTGTTCGGCATCAGCCTCAGCAGCAGCCACCCAAGCGGCGTCGAGGCACTGCTCGAGTTCTTCTGGCCCCACGCGCTCAAGAGCGGCTGGCGCCACATCTACCTCGGCTCGCCGATCCCCGGCTTCGAAGGCTGGCTCCAACGCCATCGCGATCGGTCGGTGCAAGACTACATCGCGCTGCAACGCGCCGGCATACCGGTTGATCCGCAACTGCGTTACTACCATGGCCGCGGCTTCAAGGACATCGTCTGCGTGAAGCGCGATTACTTCCCTCACGCACGCTCGCTCGACCACGGCGTGATCCTGCGCGGCACCGTGCCGCTGTCGCTGTTCAAGCCCGTCTGGAAGATGATGCCGCTGACGTCTGCGCAGCGCGTCACCCGCCATCTGGTGACGATGCTGTGAGCTCGAGCCGCACGACAGTGATGGCCCCGGCGACGGGCCTGCGACTCGCCTGCGACCTGGCTGGCGGGCTGTTCCTGCTCGCCGTCGTCGTCAACACCACCTTGCTGGCGACGATCCGATCGGTGTGGATCGACGTGCCACTGGCCATCATGCAGGCCTTGCTTCTGCTTGGCTGCCAGGAGGTCAAGCACCTTGCAGCGCATCGAAGCTTCCTGAGCCACCGGGGCTTGAACGACCTGGCCGGCCATGCCTGTGCGTCCTTGATCGGCGAGAACTTCACCGCATTCCGCTACTTCCACTTCAAGCACCACCTCGCGACCTGCAACGACGACGACCCGGAAGGCAGCTTGTACGCGCTGAGCTGGCGCACGCGCTGGATCTGGGCGCTGGCTCCGCTGGAGGTATTCTGGGTCGCGTTCCATCTCAACCGCGTGGGCGGCGGCCTTGTGCCGGCGGACCGTCGAGCGGCGCATCGCCTGTCGACGGTCTCGTGGCTGCTGTGCGCGACCGCGCTCGCGCTGGCCTGCTGGCTCGCGCCGCACGCGTTCTTCTGGGCCTATGCGGTCCCGCTGTGCATCTCGGGATGGATCGACTTTCCGCTGACCCAGGCCGAGCATTACGGCACCGCAGTGGCGCCGGCCGGCACGCGGCGCGCTGCGGGCGAACTGGCTCATGACGTCACGCTCCCGTTCGGACTGGGATGGATCATGCTGCATCGGTCGCTGCACCGCATGCATCATCGCCAGCCGAGCGCGGCGTGGATCGCCGCCCCGGACCGCCTGCGTGAAGACCCATCCGCCGTGCCAGTCGCCTATGCAGATTTCGCCCGGCGCTGGCTGCGCGAAGGGCCACGCCTGTGGTTGCCCCCCAGCGGCGAAAAGGCCGACTCATGACCGCGCCCCTCTCCGGCGAGGCAGTCGTCTGGAACCGCACGATCCCGCGCAGTCGCCTGTTCGATGCGCTGTCGCTGATCTTGCCAACCGGTGAATCCTTCGTCATCGCGACGATCGAGGAATGGCAGCGCGTCGCTGGCAGCTCCGCCAGCAGCGCGTTACGTGCCGAGGTCAGCCGGTTGATCCGGGAAGAGCGTGCGCATCAGCGCGCGCATGATCGCTACAACGCTGCGCTGATCAAAGCCACGCCTGGTGCGGCGCCCGCAGCCGAGCGCGCGAGGCGCGTCACCGACGAGATTGCAAAGTGCAGCTTGACGATGCGATTGGCGCTGGTCGTGGCCTTCGAGCACCTGACGATCGTGCTGTCGCGCGAAATCCTGGCGCATCCCGACCTGCTGCCGGACGATGACTCCGCTCACTCCCGCATGTGGCGTTGGCACGCGCGCGAGGAAATCGCGCACGGCCACGTCGCGGCCGACGTGGCGGCGCACCATGGGATCGGACGCGCGCGCACCGTACTCGCACTCGCCTTGGCTGCGACCTTTCTCTCGCTCGACGTGCTGCGCTGCTGGTGGGCGCTGTGCCGCTGCGACTTGAACTCAGGCTTTCCCGGCTGGCGCCTCGCGCGCGACACTGGCGCCTTCCTCGTGCAGGGCCTGCCGTCGTTCGGGCGAATGACGGCGGGTGTGCTTGGCTTTCTCGCGTGGCGACCGAAAGCTTTTCGCTGAATAGGCGCGGTATCGTACAGACATCGACGGCGGCCACCGCTACTGTGGCGTCATGTCCGATAGGTCCGAACCATGTCACTTTCCTTGTTTGCTGCCGAGGCTCTCGTCCTTGACTATCTGAATGGACGCGTCCTGCCAAGCGCACTGCACCGCGCTGTCGTGCTTGCAGCCGAGACAAGGCTGATGAACGGCCTGATGCCGGTACTGGACGAAACTCTCTGCACCGAGATGGAAGACCATGCCACTGCACCGCCGCCCTGGTCTTCCGAATCCGTCCTGAGAGCCACTCAGGAACGCCTGAGAATGCTCCGCTCGCTATCGGGAACCACGGGGACGCTTCCCTCAGCGTGAGCGTCCGTCCGGGGGGTGTTCAAAGCGGACCCGCCGACGGAGGCCGGCCCCCGCCACCATGCGCGCAATTCATGTCCCGATGCGGCTTCCCGGCAAGCGCTTGGCGGTCGACCCGCCGAACACCTGCGGCTACGCAGCGTGATGCCTTCTTTCAAAAACAAGGGAGTGCAATGGCTGATCGGACTGCCTTACCAACGCTTCCACCAGGGCCGAGCAGAGTCCCAAATAGCGAGAGGGCGAGTGTCCAGTTCGTGACTCATGGCAGGAGTACTGCCGCGAAGCCGCCGGACTTCCACTTCGAGCGCGTGGGCGATGCCTCGGGCATCTCGATCGCCACGGAGTGCTCGTCGGCGCCATTCGGCAGCCTGGGCCGCCAATCCATGTTGATCTGAGTCTTCCAGTTCCATGATGGAGGGGATTTTTCATTGCCTACGGCAGCTGGCTGTAGGCGGACGGAGTGCGACCTTGTACGAAGGGATACAAATAACCATCCGCGCCTGGGGCACTACGCCCATGGGAATGCCCCTCTCACCTTGGGATGGCATGTGGGGGTCTATCGTCCTCCAGCAAAAGTTGTCGCGCGGGATCCGGGTGGCGTCCACGCGCCAGTCAATGCTGGGCAGCACAATAGGCGAGGAACTCGTTGACCTCTGCTGCCTTGTCGAAGACCGCATCGGCACCCAGACGAATGCACTCCGCACGGTTGTCTGGAGAAGCCGCATTGGTCAGCGCCACCACGATCCCTCTCTTCCTGCCGAGCGCTGAAAGGGCGGCCAACACGCCGAGTCCTGTTCCCTGTTTCAGCAACAGATCCACGACGAGGAGCTGCCATGCCTCTTCATTCGCCTGGAGCCAGGCCACAGCTTCGGCCTCGGAGAGCGCAGTCCCTACGACCTCTGCCTGCAAGTAGCCCTCGAGCACAACCTTGAGGCTGTCTTGGATCAGTGGCTCGTCTTCCACAATAAAAACGGCAAGCGTCATTCTGGGGAGCCTCCTGCGGATATCGGCATCGAATGCGGGGCGCATTGCCAACGCTTTGTAGAAGGTCGTGCTTTGGAGACAGCCCTGTTGTAGGTGGACAGCGCGTCAGCTTGTTGGCGCAGCAGCCAAGCCCGTCCCGTATCGTGCGTCCGACGCCGCCAGATCCGCAGAGCATGGCATCGAGTTCAACAGGGAACAAGCACGCATCTTCAAGGCCGCTTCACCCCTGGCCGTCACCCGCATCACCGTGGCGTGACCGGAGTAGGTTGTTCGCCCCAGGTAGTGCATGAACGGCGGAAGATCTGCCTCTATCAGCCTTGCAGCGCGCAGCAAGTCACACTTCTCGATGTCCTCATGCGCGTCAACCGTCATGGGCATCTCTGCGGTGCAAAGCCGCTCGAGCAATTGCATGGGCATTGCAGATCCTCGCGTCGATACAGGCGGACATCGCCGGTTGATGAACTCGCTTGCACCGCAGTGCCTAGAGGCGTCCCGTCAACAACAAGACGATCAGTACGAGCACGACGACGCCGAGAACTCCGCTCGGGCCGTATCCCCAGCTGCGGCTGTGCGGCCATGACGGAAATGCCCCGATCAGAACGAGGATCAGGATGATCAGAAGAATGGTGCCAATGCTCATGATTCACTCCTAGGTGCTTGCTTGATATCAAGTTACCAAGGCAGCGCATCCCAGTCTGTTCGCTATCGAACAAACCGGGAATGCGCTTGCCTGGTTGCCGCTTCCAGGCCGCTGCGATCGAGCACCGTGAGATCGCCAGGGTGGCAAGCAATCAGCCCGCTGTGCGTCCCGCCAGGCGGCCACGAACTCGGTCCGTGGCGACGAGGATTTCTTATTTTTATCCGGGTAAAATCATTCTGACGAGGAAAGCCCAATGGCGCGTGCAGTTCCGAGTCAGCTGAGAAGAACCGACAGCACCCGCCCCCCGGACCTTGAAAGTCCGCCGATTGCCCTTATGATTAGCACTCGCTGCTGATGAGTGCTAACAAGGCCTCGCTTCCAGTCGATGGGCCGCCGGCCTCAGGTCCGGCGCCCGACAACAACCCCGTTTCTTATCCAGGAGATGCAATGAAACTTCGTCCTTTGGCCGATCGCGTGATCGTCAAGCGTATTGACAGCGAAACCAAGACTGCCTCCGGCATCGTCATTCCCGACGCAGCCGCCGAAAAGCCCGATCAGGGTGAAGTCCTGGCCGTGGGCCCGGGCAAGCGCACCGACAAGGGCGACCTGACCGCACTGACCGTCAAGGTCGGCGACCGTGTCCTGTTCGGCAAGTACAGCGGCCAGACCGTCAAGGTCGACGGTGACGAATTGCTCGTCATGAAGGAAGACGACCTGTTCGCGGTCGTCGAGAAGTAATCAATCCATCCCATTCGGAGTAAATCAACATGGCAGCAAAAGACGTCGTCTTCGGCGGAGAAGCCCGCGCACGCATGGTCGAGGGTGTCAACATCCTGGCCAACGCGGTCAAGGTAACCCTGGGCCCCAAGGGCCGCAACGTGGTGCTCGAGCGCTCGTTCGGCGCCCCCACCGTCACCAAGGACGGTGTGTCGGTCGCCAAGGAAATCGAACTCAAGGACAAGCTCCAGAACATGGGCGCCCAGCTCGTGAAGGAAGTGGCCTCCAAGACTTCGGACAACGCCGGTGACGGCACCACCACCGCGACCGTGCTGGCACAAGCCATCGTTCGCGAAGGTTTCAAGCTGGTCGCGGCCGGCATGAACCCGATGGACCTGAAGCGCGGCATCGACAAGGCTGTCACGGCCCTGGTCGCCGAGCTGAAGAAGGCTTCGAAGCCCACCACCACGTCGAAGGAAATCGCTCAAGTCGGCTCGATCTCGGCCAACAGCGACGAAACCATCGGCCAGCTCATCGCTGACGCAATGGACAAGGTCGGCAAGGAAGGCGTGATCACCGTCGAAGACGGCAAGTCGCTGGACAGCGAACTCGACGTCGTCGAAGGCATGCAGTTCGACCGCGGCTACCTGTCGCCCTACTTCATCAACAACCCCGAGAAGCAATCGGCGTTGCTCGACAACCCCTTCGTGCTGCTGTTCGACAAGAAGATCAGCAACATCCGCGACCTGCTCCCCACGCTGGAACAAGTCGCCAAGGCTGGCCGTCCGCTCCTGATCATTGCCGAAGAAGTCGAAGGCGAAGCCCTGGCTACCCTGG
Protein-coding regions in this window:
- a CDS encoding fatty acid desaturase; translation: MAPATGLRLACDLAGGLFLLAVVVNTTLLATIRSVWIDVPLAIMQALLLLGCQEVKHLAAHRSFLSHRGLNDLAGHACASLIGENFTAFRYFHFKHHLATCNDDDPEGSLYALSWRTRWIWALAPLEVFWVAFHLNRVGGGLVPADRRAAHRLSTVSWLLCATALALACWLAPHAFFWAYAVPLCISGWIDFPLTQAEHYGTAVAPAGTRRAAGELAHDVTLPFGLGWIMLHRSLHRMHHRQPSAAWIAAPDRLREDPSAVPVAYADFARRWLREGPRLWLPPSGEKADS
- a CDS encoding metal-dependent hydrolase, encoding MTAPLSGEAVVWNRTIPRSRLFDALSLILPTGESFVIATIEEWQRVAGSSASSALRAEVSRLIREERAHQRAHDRYNAALIKATPGAAPAAERARRVTDEIAKCSLTMRLALVVAFEHLTIVLSREILAHPDLLPDDDSAHSRMWRWHAREEIAHGHVAADVAAHHGIGRARTVLALALAATFLSLDVLRCWWALCRCDLNSGFPGWRLARDTGAFLVQGLPSFGRMTAGVLGFLAWRPKAFR
- a CDS encoding response regulator; the protein is MTLAVFIVEDEPLIQDSLKVVLEGYLQAEVVGTALSEAEAVAWLQANEEAWQLLVVDLLLKQGTGLGVLAALSALGRKRGIVVALTNAASPDNRAECIRLGADAVFDKAAEVNEFLAYCAAQH
- a CDS encoding DUF3309 family protein, whose amino-acid sequence is MSIGTILLIILILVLIGAFPSWPHSRSWGYGPSGVLGVVVLVLIVLLLTGRL
- a CDS encoding co-chaperone GroES, with amino-acid sequence MKLRPLADRVIVKRIDSETKTASGIVIPDAAAEKPDQGEVLAVGPGKRTDKGDLTALTVKVGDRVLFGKYSGQTVKVDGDELLVMKEDDLFAVVEK